The following proteins are co-located in the Apium graveolens cultivar Ventura chromosome 5, ASM990537v1, whole genome shotgun sequence genome:
- the LOC141660323 gene encoding uncharacterized protein LOC141660323, translating to MDMDQEPKKETSPGAWTLKVDGSSTSERSGAGLILKSSEGFKVQTAISFNFPATNNQAEYEALIAGLKLSRTLKVQDLKIYSDSQIVVKQTNGEYIAKDPTLAKYVEKKNEEADILSKLVRNSSDLDCSVYFEELHKPSIESGEILEIESSQNWMTPFINYLDKWELPEDKGKAQRLKAKAAKFFLEEGILYRRTFSSPILKCIGPEEAKYCLAEVHEGICGDHMSAKALTHKIIRQGYYWPTIQQDAIVFVKKYKECQLFSNVSRISPVLPSSVLSPIPFAVWGIDIMGPFPRAKRDLMYLLVSIDYMTKWVEAKAMRTINQQDCIKFMENILMRFGIPRVLVSDNGPQFIGSEFESYLQERGIKYKKSSVAYPQGNGQDKPRDKHRRNPIQASLWNRSNASY from the exons ATGGACATGGATCAGGAGCCGAAAAAGGAAACAAGCCCGGGAGCCTGGACCTTAAAggtagatggttcttcaacaagtGAGAGGTCAGGAGCTGGACTCATACTCAAAAGTTCAGAAGGATTCAAGGTTCAGACAGCTATATCTTTCAACTTTCCAGCAACAAACAatcaagcagaatatgaggcaTTGATCGCAGGACTAAAGCTCTCCCGGACTCTAAAGGTCCAGGACTTAAAAAtatacagcgactcccagatagtggtcaagcaaacaaatggAGAATACATAGCAAAGGACCCTACTCTGGCGAA ATATGTCgagaagaaaaatgaagaagcaGATATCCTATCCAAATTAGTCCGGAACTCATCAGATCTGGACTGCTCAGTCTACTTCGAAGAACTCCACAAACCATCCATTGAATCCGGAGAGATCTTGGAGATAGAAAGTAGTCAAAACTGGATGACTCCCTTCATAAACTACTTGGACAAATGGGAGCTCCCAGAAGACAAAGGAAAAGCTCAAAGGTTGAAAGCAAAAGCAGCAAAGTTCTTCCTCGAAGAAGGAATACTCTATCGCAGGACCTTCTCATCTCCTATCCTGAAATGCATTGGCCCAGAAGAAGCAAAATACTGTTTGGCAGAAGTACATGAAGGGATATGCGGAGACCACATGTCTGCAAAGGCCCTAACTCATAAGATTATaagacaaggctactactggccaaccaTTCAGCAGGATGCAATAGTATTCGTCAAAAAGTACAAGGAATGCCAGCTCTTCAGCAATGTGTCCCGGATCAGCCCAGTCCTGCCATCCTCAGTCCTGTCACCTATCCCCTTCGCTGTTTGGGGTATTGACATTATGGGACCCTTCCCCCGGGCCAAAAGAGACCTCATGTACCTACTAGTCTCTATTGATTACATGACAAAATGGGTGGAAGCAAAAGCAATGAGGACAATCAATCAACAAGACTGCATAAAGTTCATGGAAAatattttgatgaggttcgggataccACGAGTCCTAGTATCAGATAATGGGCCCCAGTTCATTGGATCAGAGTTCGAGTCCTACCTCCAGGAGCGCGGGATCAAGTACAAAAAATCATCAGTggcatatccccaaggaaatggccaa gacaagcccAGGGACAAGCACCGGAGAAACCCCATTCAAGCTAGCTTATGGAATAGAAGCAATGCTTCCTATTGA
- the LOC141724398 gene encoding BTB/POZ and MATH domain-containing protein 3-like isoform X2, which yields MITTNHNNSSSKSINETVNGSHNFTVRGYSLAKGMGPGKYICSDIFTVGGYDWAVYFYPDGKNVEDSSVYVSVFIALASEGTDVRALFELTLLDQSGKGKHKVHSHFDRALEGGPYTLKYRGSMWGYKRFFRRATLETSDYLRDDCLAMHCTVGVVRNRVEGPKLYNIPIPPSDIGQGLKHLFDSELGCDIVFQVGDENFKAHKLILAARSPVFRAMFFGLVGDTSMDKVVLEDIEPSILKAMLLFIYSDELPDLQEYSCSTLMCSSTVTLHHLLAASDRFGLDRLKQLCEAKLCEEITEETVATTLSLADQHRCSHLKAICLKFAAAHLGGACSP from the exons ATGATCACAACCAATCACAACAACTCCAGCTCTAAATCAATCAACGAGACCGTCAATGGGTCCCACAATTTCACCGTCAGAGGCTACTCCCTCGCCAAAGGAATGGGCCCCGGTAAATACATTTGCAGTGACATCTTCACCGTTGGCGGTTATGATTGGGCCGTTTATTTTTACCCTGATGGCAAGAATGTAGAGGACAGTTCTGTTTACGTCTCCGTTTTTATTGCGTTGGCTAGTGAAGGCACTGATGTTCGGGCTTTGTTTGAGCTCACATTGTTGGATCAGAGTGGTAAAGGGAAGCATAAGGTGCATAGTCATTTTGATCGTGCCCTGGAAGGCGGTCCGTATACTCTTAAGTATCGTGGGAGTATGTG GGGTTACAAGCGGTTCTTTAGGAGAGCCACTCTAGAAACTTCTGATTATCTTAGGGATGATTGTTTAGCAATGCATTGTACGGTGGGAGTTGTAAGGAACCGCGTTGAGGGACCTAAGCTTTACAACATCCCCATACCACCATCAGACATAGGACAGGGTCTAAAACACCTGTTTGATTCTGAGCTTGGCTGTGATATAGTTTTTCAGGTTGGAGATGAGAACTTCAAAGCTCATAAGTTGATACTTGCTGCTCGCTCACCAGTGTTTAGAGCTATGTTTTTTGGACTTGTTGGTGACACCAGTATGGATAAAGTAGTCCTGGAAGATATCGAACCTTCTATATTGAAG GCTATGCTACTATTCATCTATTCAGACGAGCTCCCGGATTTACAAGAATATAGTTGCTCAACGTTGATGTGCTCATCTACTGTCACTCTGCACCATTTATTGGCAGCTTCAGATCGTTTTGGTCTAGATAGGCTTAAACAATTATGTGAAGCCAAGTTGTGTGAAGAAATTACTGAGGAAACAGTGGCGACTACTCTATCCCTGGCCGATCAGCACAGATGTTCACATCTTAAGGCCATTTGTTTAAAATTTGCTGCAGCACATCTGGGAGGTGCGTGTTCTCCATAG
- the LOC141724398 gene encoding BTB/POZ and MATH domain-containing protein 3-like isoform X1 has translation MITTNHNNSSSKSINETVNGSHNFTVRGYSLAKGMGPGKYICSDIFTVGGYDWAVYFYPDGKNVEDSSVYVSVFIALASEGTDVRALFELTLLDQSGKGKHKVHSHFDRALEGGPYTLKYRGSMWGYKRFFRRATLETSDYLRDDCLAMHCTVGVVRNRVEGPKLYNIPIPPSDIGQGLKHLFDSELGCDIVFQVGDENFKAHKLILAARSPVFRAMFFGLVGDTSMDKVVLEDIEPSILKAMLLFIYSDELPDLQEYSCSTLMCSSTVTLHHLLAASDRFGLDRLKQLCEAKLCEEITEETVATTLSLADQHRCSHLKAICLKFAAAHLGEVMQSEGFKYLEGSCQSLLSELLETVAFVDDKGNQTVASKRSGSSIIGIAVAAEGSAAVDSGIPNGRRTRRRL, from the exons ATGATCACAACCAATCACAACAACTCCAGCTCTAAATCAATCAACGAGACCGTCAATGGGTCCCACAATTTCACCGTCAGAGGCTACTCCCTCGCCAAAGGAATGGGCCCCGGTAAATACATTTGCAGTGACATCTTCACCGTTGGCGGTTATGATTGGGCCGTTTATTTTTACCCTGATGGCAAGAATGTAGAGGACAGTTCTGTTTACGTCTCCGTTTTTATTGCGTTGGCTAGTGAAGGCACTGATGTTCGGGCTTTGTTTGAGCTCACATTGTTGGATCAGAGTGGTAAAGGGAAGCATAAGGTGCATAGTCATTTTGATCGTGCCCTGGAAGGCGGTCCGTATACTCTTAAGTATCGTGGGAGTATGTG GGGTTACAAGCGGTTCTTTAGGAGAGCCACTCTAGAAACTTCTGATTATCTTAGGGATGATTGTTTAGCAATGCATTGTACGGTGGGAGTTGTAAGGAACCGCGTTGAGGGACCTAAGCTTTACAACATCCCCATACCACCATCAGACATAGGACAGGGTCTAAAACACCTGTTTGATTCTGAGCTTGGCTGTGATATAGTTTTTCAGGTTGGAGATGAGAACTTCAAAGCTCATAAGTTGATACTTGCTGCTCGCTCACCAGTGTTTAGAGCTATGTTTTTTGGACTTGTTGGTGACACCAGTATGGATAAAGTAGTCCTGGAAGATATCGAACCTTCTATATTGAAG GCTATGCTACTATTCATCTATTCAGACGAGCTCCCGGATTTACAAGAATATAGTTGCTCAACGTTGATGTGCTCATCTACTGTCACTCTGCACCATTTATTGGCAGCTTCAGATCGTTTTGGTCTAGATAGGCTTAAACAATTATGTGAAGCCAAGTTGTGTGAAGAAATTACTGAGGAAACAGTGGCGACTACTCTATCCCTGGCCGATCAGCACAGATGTTCACATCTTAAGGCCATTTGTTTAAAATTTGCTGCAGCACATCTGGGAG AGGTTATGCAATCGGAAGGCTTCAAGTATCTAGAAGGAAGTTGCCAGTCCTTGTTGTCTGAGCTTCTGGAAACCGTTGCATTCGTAGATGATAAGGGAAATCAAACTGTGGCTAGTAAGAGAAGTGGCAGCAGCATTATTGGAATTGCTGTAGCTGCAGAGGGGTCCGCAGCAGTGGATTCTGGGATTCCTAATGGCAGGCGCACGCGAAGGCGCCTCTAG